A single Cyclopterus lumpus isolate fCycLum1 chromosome 15, fCycLum1.pri, whole genome shotgun sequence DNA region contains:
- the vps8 gene encoding vacuolar protein sorting-associated protein 8 homolog isoform X3, translating into MSESPDARSLLSASSQLNLAEMDPIDDKEFDIPQVDTPPTLESILNELEDEEEPFVLEDTCVLNTDNMDAHSCDTSSLASSDSGDPAHLKRKRRTVDLNATVHGSVLRHSLLKGISAQIVSAADKVDAGLPTAITVSGVIAVGTSHGLALVFDTNQALRLCLGTKATGAEFGAVSALSINHDCSRLLCGFAKGQITMWDLASGKLLRTITDAHPPGTAILHVKFTEDPTLAVCNDSGGSVFELSFSPRPTPFVPRRVMGMRSCDSRCLFSGSKGEVCCIEPLRAPPDFREHPITHYSLLAMASLTKILVIGLKPSLKVWMTFPYSKSDPSSVPQLAWQFVPVQKTVNPMLAFCKGDTVHFLLVKKEETGTIHVIKQKQLHLSCDIISLSWINSRTLVLVDSHEKLQVVDRPSQEVLETLDLEQALVGEKACYQSVSSYAGQIVYLGTKSAHIMALRNWRERIDCLLKQEHFVEALSLAWSFHEGTAKAVVGLLGDPMKRKGVVSDKMVEILFQLAEHALKKCPEHGKIQVMEQHFHDVVPVLVDYCLLLKRADLMFNQLYTQLVENTVAKGVFLESLESYIVADRLGHLTTPIMKDLLAHYHGNGMMDSLERCIVHLDVTSLDIQQVVQVCWENQLYDAMIYVFNSGINDYITPMEKLFAVIGPQLRAGRSLKDEEVVMGNKLLVYISCCLAGRAYPLGDIPEDLVVQVKNQVFEFLIRLHSGDSLEEEEVFPFIRTLLHFDTREFLNVLAMTFEDFKNDKQALEYQQRLVDILLQVMVDNPDFTPSQVGGLFTFLARQLAKPDNTLFVNRKLFDQVLEFLCCPDDDSRHTERQQVLLELLQVGGVVQFDEGRLLALAEKAKFYQICEFLYEKKHLYDRIIDCYLRDPLRKGEIFSFIHNLLSMPGYGPEEKHTVRDKVLQHIQELVTLDPSKSADLVVFHFTKEVQQIISELQDDRLLFQFLSCLLEPREGHHPGTVLPLERDLHELLLDLLCRFGPQQLLSFLQTSQHYRLEEAIQITQKYHHNEATAYLLEKKGDVHGAFAVLLETLKETLSVLTAESDRAADGGEGRRDEEERESDSTLTRVKDSLNDIIVLGHRNSDSLYQQQREALWFPLLETMMASQKLVKGLKDEHTFEVLKELTMKVLNCMSSFISLPAIIQRILQDPVYGKGKLAEIQGLILGMLDTFNYEQTLLETTTSLLNHDLHWSLAHLRAAVTRGLHPRQDYCNICLQQYKRRQDSAEEIIVFSCGHLYHQQCLQQKDSGWGVTSELPQRWSCYKCSSSQGGRGGPSTEPKRDRSTSLAQTRVTSVLHDAGAEAHGNKVFLDATLDLQQKQSWDQLRCLYRGPSRLSILSELSHGHSGDKAGLLIPAQPGADHFQLKLCPPPLLEE; encoded by the exons ATGTCGGAGTCTCCGGACGCCCGCAGCTTGCTCTCGGCTTCCTCCCAGCTCAACCTGGCGGAGATGGACCCG ATCGATGACAAGGAGTTTGACATTCCCCAAGTAGACACACCTCCCACACTGGAGAGCATCCTGAATGAG ctggaggacgaggaggaaccGTTTGTGTTGGAGGACACCTGCGTGCTAAACACAGACAACATGGACGCTCACTCCTGTGACACCTCCTCTCTGGCCAGCTCTGACAGTGGAGACCCAGCACACCtcaaaag gaagaggaggaccgTGGATCTAAATGCGACCGTTCATGGGTCTGTTCTTCGACACAGCCTGCTGAAGGGCATCTCTGCACAGATCGTTTCTGCTGCT GACAAAGTGGATGCTGGACTGCCAACTGCTATA ACCGTGTCGGGTGTGATCGCTGTGGGAACGTCTCATGGTCTGGCTCTGGTCTTTG aCACCAATCAGGCTCTCCGGCTCTGTCTGGGTACCAAGGCAACCGGGGCAGAGTTTGGAGCGGTCTCTGCCCTCAGCATCAACCACGATTGCTCGCGACTTCTCTGCGGCTTCGCCAAAGGACAG ATCACAATGTGGGATCTAGCCAGTGGGAAGCTCCTGAGAACAATCACTGATGCCCACCCTCCAGGGACAGCTATACTGCATGTGAAg TTCACAGAGGACCCGACTCTTGCGGTGTGCAACGACAGCGGAGGGTCCGTTTTCGAGCTGTCTTTCAG TCCCCGTCCCACTCCCTTTGTTCCCAGGAGGGTGATGGGGATGCGATCCTGTGACTCTCGATGTCTCTTCAGTGGTTCTAAAGGGGAGGTCTGCTGTATTGAACCGCTACGCGCTCCTCCAGACTTCAGAGAGCATCCCATCACACACTACTCTCTGCTGGCTATGGCCTCTCTCACCAAG ATTCTGGTGATTGGACTGAAGCCCTCGCTGAAGGTCTGGATGACTTTTCCCTACAgcaag TCTGATCCGTCCAGTGTTCCTCAGCTGGCCTGGCAGTTTGTTCCTGTTCAGAAGACCGTCAACCCGATGCTGGCCTTCTGCAAAGGAGACACGGTCCACTTCCTCCTG gtgaagaaggaggagacggggaCCATCCACGTCATCAAACAGAAACAACTCCACctcagctgtgacatcatcagccTGAGT TGGATCAACAGTCGCACTCTGGTTCTCGTAGACAGCCATGAAAAGCTGCAGGTCGTGGACCGGCCCAGTCAGGAGGTTTTGGAGACTCTGGACTTGGAGCAG GCTTTAGTCGGAGAGAAGGCCTGCTACCAGTCGGTCTCCAGCTACGCAGGGCAGATTGTCTATTTGGGTACCAAG TCGGCTCACATTATGGCTCTAAGGAACTGGAGAGAG CGTATCGACTGCCTGCTGAAGCAGGAGCATTTCGTTGAGGCTCTCTCTCTGGCCTGGTCCTTCCACGAGGGCACTGCTAAAGCTGTGGTCG GCCTGTTGGGAGATCCAATGAAAAGGAAAGGAGTCGTGAGTGACAAG atggtCGAGATCCTCTTCCAGTTGGCAGAGCACGCTTTGAAAAAGTGTCCAGAGCACGGCAAGATCCAAGTGATGGAGCAGCACTTCCAC GATGTGGTTCCAGTCCTGGTGGATTACTGCCTGCTGCTGAAGAGGGC tgaccTGATGTTCAACCAGCTGTACACTCAGCTGGTGGAGAACACGGTCGCTAAGGGCGTCTTTCTGGAGTCACTGGAGTCGTACATCGTTGCGGACCGTCTCGGTCACCTCACCACGCCCATCATGAAGGACCTCCTGGCCCATTACCATGGCAACGGTATGATGGACAGCCTGGAGAGATGCATTGTCCACCTGGATGTGACCAGCCTGGACATACAGCAG GTGGTTCAAGTGTGTTGGGAAAACCAACTCTATGACGCAATGATCTACGTGTTCAACAGCGGCATCAATGACTACATCACACCTATGGAG aaACTCTTTGCCGTGATTGGCCCACAGCTCAGAGCGGGGAGGAGCCTAAAAG ATGAGGAAGTGGTGATGGGAAACAAACTGCTGGTGTACATAAG ctgctgTCTTGCAGGAAGGGCGTATCCACTTGGAGACATCCCTGAAGACCTTGTGGTCCAAGTCAAGAACCAG gTGTTTGAGTTCCTTATCCGTCTCCATTCAGGCGACtcgttggaggaggaggaggtcttcCCGTTTATTCGTACACTCCTCCACTTTGACACCCGGGAGTTCCTCAACGTCCTCGCCATG ACGTTTGAAGACTTTAAGAACGATAAGCAGGCCCTTGAGTATCAGCAGAGGCTCGTGGACATCTTACTTCAG GTGATGGTGGACAACCCAGACTTCACTCCATCCCAGGTGGGCGGGCTCTTCACGTTTTTGGCTCGCCAGTTGGCCAAACCAGACAACACGCTTTTTGTGAACAGGAAGCTCTTTGATCAG GTTCTGGAGTTCCTGTGTTGCCCTGACGATGACTCCAGACACACTGAGAGGCAGCAg GTGTTGCTGGAGCTCCTGCAGGTTGGGGGTGTGGTCCAGTTTGATGAAGGGAGGCTGTTGGCTCTGGCAGAGAAGGCCAAGTT CTACCAAATCTGTGAATTCCTTTATGAGAAGAAACATTTATACGACAGGATCATTGATTGCTACCTGAGGGACCCGCTCAGAAAG ggggaGATCTTCAGCTTCATCCACAACCTGCTGTCCATGCCCGGCTACGGCCccgaggagaaacacacagtcaGAGACAAAGTCCTTCAGCACATTCAG GAGCTGGTGACCCTTGACCCCAGCAAGTCGGCTGACCTAGTGGTGTTTCACTTCACGAAAGAGGTGCAACAGATCATCTCTGAGCTTCAG gatgACCGGCTACTTTTCCAGTTCCTCAGCTGCCTCCTGGAGCCACG GGAAGGCCATCATCCAGGGACCGTCCTGCCCCTGGAACGTGACCTCCATGAGCTTCTGCTGGACCTACTGTGCCGCTTTGGACCCCAGCAGCTCCTGAGCTTCCTCCAGACCTCCCAGCACTACAGACTGGAGGAGGCCATACAA ATCACACAGAAGTACCACCACAACGAGGCTACGGCCTATCTGCTGGAGAAGAAGGGAGATGTTCATGGAGCTTTTGCTGTCTTGTTAGAG ACATTGAAGGAAACACTAAGCGTCCTCACTGCTGAGAGTGACAGAGCAgctgacggaggagaaggaagacgggatgaagaagagagagagagcgattcAACTCTGACCCGCGTCAAGGATTCACTGAATGACATCATCGTCTTGGGTCACCGAAACTCTGACAGCCTCTACCAGCAAcaaagagag gCTCTGTGGTTTCCCCTTCTGGAGACCATGATGGCTTCTCAAAAACTAGTGAAGGGACTCAAAGATGAGCACACATTtgaag tgctGAAGGAGCTGACGATGAAGGTTCTCAACTGTATGAGCAGCTTTATTTCTCTGCCGGCCATCATCCAACGAATACTgcag GACCCGGTCTATGGGAAAGGAAAGCTGGCAGAGATCCAAGGCCTCATTCTGGGCATGCTGGACACGTTCAACTATGAACAG ACTTTACTTGAAACAACCACCAGTCTTTTGAACCATGACCTCCACTGGTCCCTCGCTCACCTGCGCGCTGCTGTCACAAGGGGACTCCACCCACGACAAGACTACTGTAACATCTGCCTCCAGCAGTACAAGAGGAGGCAGGACTCCGCTGAGGAGATCATCGTGTTCAG CTGTGGCCACCTGTACCACCAGCAGTGCCTGCAGCAGAAGGACTCTGGGTGGGGTGTCACTTCAGAGCTGCCACAGCGTTGGAGCTGCTACAAGTGTTCCTCCAGCCAAGGAGGAAGGGGCGGGCCTTCCACCGAACCCAAAAGAGACCGCAGTACGTCCCtggctcag ACTCGTGTGACATCCGTGCTTCATGACGCAGGAGCGGAGGCTCACGGGAACAAG GTGTTTCTTGATGCGACGTTGGACCTTCAGCAGAAGCAGTCCTGGGATCAGCTACGCTGTCTGTACCGAGGACCCTCCAGG cTGTCCATCCTGTCGGAGCTCTCCCACGGCCACAGCGGCGACAAGGCCGGGCTTCTCATCCCAGCCCAACCCGGAGCTGATCATTTCCAACTGAAGCTCTGTCCTCCACCTTTATTGGAAGAGTAG
- the vps8 gene encoding vacuolar protein sorting-associated protein 8 homolog isoform X1 codes for MSESPDARSLLSASSQLNLAEMDPIDDKEFDIPQVDTPPTLESILNELEDEEEPFVLEDTCVLNTDNMDAHSCDTSSLASSDSGDPAHLKRKRRTVDLNATVHGSVLRHSLLKGISAQIVSAADKVDAGLPTAITVSGVIAVGTSHGLALVFDTNQALRLCLGTKATGAEFGAVSALSINHDCSRLLCGFAKGQITMWDLASGKLLRTITDAHPPGTAILHVKFTEDPTLAVCNDSGGSVFELSFSPRPTPFVPRRVMGMRSCDSRCLFSGSKGEVCCIEPLRAPPDFREHPITHYSLLAMASLTKILVIGLKPSLKVWMTFPYSKSDPSSVPQLAWQFVPVQKTVNPMLAFCKGDTVHFLLVKKEETGTIHVIKQKQLHLSCDIISLSWINSRTLVLVDSHEKLQVVDRPSQEVLETLDLEQVQLVYNSRHFKSLATGGNVSQALALVGEKACYQSVSSYAGQIVYLGTKSAHIMALRNWRERIDCLLKQEHFVEALSLAWSFHEGTAKAVVGLLGDPMKRKGVVSDKMVEILFQLAEHALKKCPEHGKIQVMEQHFHDVVPVLVDYCLLLKRADLMFNQLYTQLVENTVAKGVFLESLESYIVADRLGHLTTPIMKDLLAHYHGNGMMDSLERCIVHLDVTSLDIQQVVQVCWENQLYDAMIYVFNSGINDYITPMEKLFAVIGPQLRAGRSLKDEEVVMGNKLLVYISCCLAGRAYPLGDIPEDLVVQVKNQVFEFLIRLHSGDSLEEEEVFPFIRTLLHFDTREFLNVLAMTFEDFKNDKQALEYQQRLVDILLQVMVDNPDFTPSQVGGLFTFLARQLAKPDNTLFVNRKLFDQVLEFLCCPDDDSRHTERQQVLLELLQVGGVVQFDEGRLLALAEKAKFYQICEFLYEKKHLYDRIIDCYLRDPLRKGEIFSFIHNLLSMPGYGPEEKHTVRDKVLQHIQELVTLDPSKSADLVVFHFTKEVQQIISELQDDRLLFQFLSCLLEPREGHHPGTVLPLERDLHELLLDLLCRFGPQQLLSFLQTSQHYRLEEAIQITQKYHHNEATAYLLEKKGDVHGAFAVLLETLKETLSVLTAESDRAADGGEGRRDEEERESDSTLTRVKDSLNDIIVLGHRNSDSLYQQQREALWFPLLETMMASQKLVKGLKDEHTFEVLKELTMKVLNCMSSFISLPAIIQRILQDPVYGKGKLAEIQGLILGMLDTFNYEQTLLETTTSLLNHDLHWSLAHLRAAVTRGLHPRQDYCNICLQQYKRRQDSAEEIIVFSCGHLYHQQCLQQKDSGWGVTSELPQRWSCYKCSSSQGGRGGPSTEPKRDRSTSLAQTRVTSVLHDAGAEAHGNKVFLDATLDLQQKQSWDQLRCLYRGPSRLSILSELSHGHSGDKAGLLIPAQPGADHFQLKLCPPPLLEE; via the exons ATGTCGGAGTCTCCGGACGCCCGCAGCTTGCTCTCGGCTTCCTCCCAGCTCAACCTGGCGGAGATGGACCCG ATCGATGACAAGGAGTTTGACATTCCCCAAGTAGACACACCTCCCACACTGGAGAGCATCCTGAATGAG ctggaggacgaggaggaaccGTTTGTGTTGGAGGACACCTGCGTGCTAAACACAGACAACATGGACGCTCACTCCTGTGACACCTCCTCTCTGGCCAGCTCTGACAGTGGAGACCCAGCACACCtcaaaag gaagaggaggaccgTGGATCTAAATGCGACCGTTCATGGGTCTGTTCTTCGACACAGCCTGCTGAAGGGCATCTCTGCACAGATCGTTTCTGCTGCT GACAAAGTGGATGCTGGACTGCCAACTGCTATA ACCGTGTCGGGTGTGATCGCTGTGGGAACGTCTCATGGTCTGGCTCTGGTCTTTG aCACCAATCAGGCTCTCCGGCTCTGTCTGGGTACCAAGGCAACCGGGGCAGAGTTTGGAGCGGTCTCTGCCCTCAGCATCAACCACGATTGCTCGCGACTTCTCTGCGGCTTCGCCAAAGGACAG ATCACAATGTGGGATCTAGCCAGTGGGAAGCTCCTGAGAACAATCACTGATGCCCACCCTCCAGGGACAGCTATACTGCATGTGAAg TTCACAGAGGACCCGACTCTTGCGGTGTGCAACGACAGCGGAGGGTCCGTTTTCGAGCTGTCTTTCAG TCCCCGTCCCACTCCCTTTGTTCCCAGGAGGGTGATGGGGATGCGATCCTGTGACTCTCGATGTCTCTTCAGTGGTTCTAAAGGGGAGGTCTGCTGTATTGAACCGCTACGCGCTCCTCCAGACTTCAGAGAGCATCCCATCACACACTACTCTCTGCTGGCTATGGCCTCTCTCACCAAG ATTCTGGTGATTGGACTGAAGCCCTCGCTGAAGGTCTGGATGACTTTTCCCTACAgcaag TCTGATCCGTCCAGTGTTCCTCAGCTGGCCTGGCAGTTTGTTCCTGTTCAGAAGACCGTCAACCCGATGCTGGCCTTCTGCAAAGGAGACACGGTCCACTTCCTCCTG gtgaagaaggaggagacggggaCCATCCACGTCATCAAACAGAAACAACTCCACctcagctgtgacatcatcagccTGAGT TGGATCAACAGTCGCACTCTGGTTCTCGTAGACAGCCATGAAAAGCTGCAGGTCGTGGACCGGCCCAGTCAGGAGGTTTTGGAGACTCTGGACTTGGAGCAGGTGCAACTGGTCTATAACAGCCGGCATTTCAAATCGCTGGCAACTGGAGGGAATGTCTCCCAGGCTCTG GCTTTAGTCGGAGAGAAGGCCTGCTACCAGTCGGTCTCCAGCTACGCAGGGCAGATTGTCTATTTGGGTACCAAG TCGGCTCACATTATGGCTCTAAGGAACTGGAGAGAG CGTATCGACTGCCTGCTGAAGCAGGAGCATTTCGTTGAGGCTCTCTCTCTGGCCTGGTCCTTCCACGAGGGCACTGCTAAAGCTGTGGTCG GCCTGTTGGGAGATCCAATGAAAAGGAAAGGAGTCGTGAGTGACAAG atggtCGAGATCCTCTTCCAGTTGGCAGAGCACGCTTTGAAAAAGTGTCCAGAGCACGGCAAGATCCAAGTGATGGAGCAGCACTTCCAC GATGTGGTTCCAGTCCTGGTGGATTACTGCCTGCTGCTGAAGAGGGC tgaccTGATGTTCAACCAGCTGTACACTCAGCTGGTGGAGAACACGGTCGCTAAGGGCGTCTTTCTGGAGTCACTGGAGTCGTACATCGTTGCGGACCGTCTCGGTCACCTCACCACGCCCATCATGAAGGACCTCCTGGCCCATTACCATGGCAACGGTATGATGGACAGCCTGGAGAGATGCATTGTCCACCTGGATGTGACCAGCCTGGACATACAGCAG GTGGTTCAAGTGTGTTGGGAAAACCAACTCTATGACGCAATGATCTACGTGTTCAACAGCGGCATCAATGACTACATCACACCTATGGAG aaACTCTTTGCCGTGATTGGCCCACAGCTCAGAGCGGGGAGGAGCCTAAAAG ATGAGGAAGTGGTGATGGGAAACAAACTGCTGGTGTACATAAG ctgctgTCTTGCAGGAAGGGCGTATCCACTTGGAGACATCCCTGAAGACCTTGTGGTCCAAGTCAAGAACCAG gTGTTTGAGTTCCTTATCCGTCTCCATTCAGGCGACtcgttggaggaggaggaggtcttcCCGTTTATTCGTACACTCCTCCACTTTGACACCCGGGAGTTCCTCAACGTCCTCGCCATG ACGTTTGAAGACTTTAAGAACGATAAGCAGGCCCTTGAGTATCAGCAGAGGCTCGTGGACATCTTACTTCAG GTGATGGTGGACAACCCAGACTTCACTCCATCCCAGGTGGGCGGGCTCTTCACGTTTTTGGCTCGCCAGTTGGCCAAACCAGACAACACGCTTTTTGTGAACAGGAAGCTCTTTGATCAG GTTCTGGAGTTCCTGTGTTGCCCTGACGATGACTCCAGACACACTGAGAGGCAGCAg GTGTTGCTGGAGCTCCTGCAGGTTGGGGGTGTGGTCCAGTTTGATGAAGGGAGGCTGTTGGCTCTGGCAGAGAAGGCCAAGTT CTACCAAATCTGTGAATTCCTTTATGAGAAGAAACATTTATACGACAGGATCATTGATTGCTACCTGAGGGACCCGCTCAGAAAG ggggaGATCTTCAGCTTCATCCACAACCTGCTGTCCATGCCCGGCTACGGCCccgaggagaaacacacagtcaGAGACAAAGTCCTTCAGCACATTCAG GAGCTGGTGACCCTTGACCCCAGCAAGTCGGCTGACCTAGTGGTGTTTCACTTCACGAAAGAGGTGCAACAGATCATCTCTGAGCTTCAG gatgACCGGCTACTTTTCCAGTTCCTCAGCTGCCTCCTGGAGCCACG GGAAGGCCATCATCCAGGGACCGTCCTGCCCCTGGAACGTGACCTCCATGAGCTTCTGCTGGACCTACTGTGCCGCTTTGGACCCCAGCAGCTCCTGAGCTTCCTCCAGACCTCCCAGCACTACAGACTGGAGGAGGCCATACAA ATCACACAGAAGTACCACCACAACGAGGCTACGGCCTATCTGCTGGAGAAGAAGGGAGATGTTCATGGAGCTTTTGCTGTCTTGTTAGAG ACATTGAAGGAAACACTAAGCGTCCTCACTGCTGAGAGTGACAGAGCAgctgacggaggagaaggaagacgggatgaagaagagagagagagcgattcAACTCTGACCCGCGTCAAGGATTCACTGAATGACATCATCGTCTTGGGTCACCGAAACTCTGACAGCCTCTACCAGCAAcaaagagag gCTCTGTGGTTTCCCCTTCTGGAGACCATGATGGCTTCTCAAAAACTAGTGAAGGGACTCAAAGATGAGCACACATTtgaag tgctGAAGGAGCTGACGATGAAGGTTCTCAACTGTATGAGCAGCTTTATTTCTCTGCCGGCCATCATCCAACGAATACTgcag GACCCGGTCTATGGGAAAGGAAAGCTGGCAGAGATCCAAGGCCTCATTCTGGGCATGCTGGACACGTTCAACTATGAACAG ACTTTACTTGAAACAACCACCAGTCTTTTGAACCATGACCTCCACTGGTCCCTCGCTCACCTGCGCGCTGCTGTCACAAGGGGACTCCACCCACGACAAGACTACTGTAACATCTGCCTCCAGCAGTACAAGAGGAGGCAGGACTCCGCTGAGGAGATCATCGTGTTCAG CTGTGGCCACCTGTACCACCAGCAGTGCCTGCAGCAGAAGGACTCTGGGTGGGGTGTCACTTCAGAGCTGCCACAGCGTTGGAGCTGCTACAAGTGTTCCTCCAGCCAAGGAGGAAGGGGCGGGCCTTCCACCGAACCCAAAAGAGACCGCAGTACGTCCCtggctcag ACTCGTGTGACATCCGTGCTTCATGACGCAGGAGCGGAGGCTCACGGGAACAAG GTGTTTCTTGATGCGACGTTGGACCTTCAGCAGAAGCAGTCCTGGGATCAGCTACGCTGTCTGTACCGAGGACCCTCCAGG cTGTCCATCCTGTCGGAGCTCTCCCACGGCCACAGCGGCGACAAGGCCGGGCTTCTCATCCCAGCCCAACCCGGAGCTGATCATTTCCAACTGAAGCTCTGTCCTCCACCTTTATTGGAAGAGTAG